In one Alphaproteobacteria bacterium genomic region, the following are encoded:
- a CDS encoding GGDEF domain-containing protein — protein sequence MKTDETNLPRDPAKVPRQMRIDPSTRAVPTHARNETERERDALDAWRDSLQSGRRPPDPVRVHNLDLDTSDEATRRVIDTFTVDLARLHQALEAAEERLARAEEARRHDPDTGLLRRDEFFSETRHLELLDQREGVKSEVAVLQVDRFEAFRDSAGLAAAYRAEQVLARTLAEAADPAEPACRLRDGEFAVLLTGLHGDAARARAETLAQKLAQAIDRSVETMGLRPGSLSVGRTELQAGESPLDALDRADRDAEA from the coding sequence ATGAAGACAGATGAGACCAATCTGCCGCGCGATCCGGCCAAGGTGCCGCGCCAGATGCGCATCGACCCATCGACGCGTGCGGTTCCTACCCACGCGCGGAACGAGACGGAACGTGAACGCGACGCGCTGGATGCGTGGCGCGACAGCCTGCAGTCCGGGCGGCGTCCGCCGGATCCCGTGCGGGTTCACAATCTGGATCTGGACACCAGCGACGAGGCGACGCGACGGGTCATCGATACATTCACCGTCGACTTGGCGCGGCTGCATCAGGCCCTGGAAGCTGCGGAGGAACGGCTGGCCCGTGCCGAGGAGGCCCGCCGGCACGACCCCGATACCGGGTTGCTGCGCCGTGACGAGTTCTTTTCCGAAACCCGCCATCTGGAACTTCTCGATCAGCGCGAGGGCGTGAAGAGTGAGGTCGCGGTGCTGCAGGTCGACCGGTTCGAGGCGTTTCGAGACAGCGCCGGATTGGCGGCCGCCTACCGGGCCGAACAGGTCCTCGCGCGCACACTTGCGGAAGCCGCGGATCCGGCGGAACCGGCCTGCCGGCTGCGGGATGGCGAATTTGCCGTGCTGCTGACCGGTCTGCACGGTGATGCGGCACGCGCCCGTGCGGAGACGCTGGCACAGAAACTGGCACAGGCGATCGACCGTTCGGTCGAAACAATGGGGCTGCGACCCGGAAGCCTGTCCGTCGGCCGTACGGAACTGCAGGCGGGAGAATCCCCGCTGGACGCACTGGACAGGGCGGACCGCGACGCCGAGGCCTGA
- the purE gene encoding 5-(carboxyamino)imidazole ribonucleotide mutase, which translates to MTQPVVGIIMGSQSDWPTMKHAADTLEQLGVPFETRIVSAHRTPKRMAEYAESARERGIKAIIAGAGGAAHLPGMTAAMTPLPVFGVPIESKSLKGQDSLLSIVQMPAGVPVGTLAIGRAGAVNAALLSASVIALMDADVAAALDAFRAKQTASVAEVPSDDV; encoded by the coding sequence ATGACGCAGCCTGTGGTCGGTATCATTATGGGCAGCCAGTCCGACTGGCCGACGATGAAACATGCGGCGGATACGCTGGAGCAGTTGGGCGTGCCCTTCGAGACGCGCATCGTCTCCGCTCACCGGACCCCGAAGCGCATGGCGGAATACGCCGAAAGCGCCCGTGAACGGGGCATCAAGGCCATCATCGCCGGTGCCGGCGGCGCAGCGCACCTGCCGGGCATGACGGCTGCGATGACCCCCCTGCCGGTATTCGGTGTGCCGATCGAATCAAAGAGCCTGAAGGGCCAGGACAGTCTTTTGTCCATTGTTCAGATGCCCGCCGGCGTGCCGGTCGGCACCCTGGCCATCGGGCGGGCGGGCGCGGTCAACGCGGCGCTTCTGTCCGCGTCGGTCATTGCGCTGATGGATGCCGATGTGGCGGCCGCGCTGGATGCGTTCCGCGCGAAACAGACCGCATCCGTCGCGGAGGTCCCGTCCGACGATGTCTGA
- a CDS encoding 5-(carboxyamino)imidazole ribonucleotide synthase — protein MSEIDVIAPGATIGILGGGQLGRMLAVAASRLGYRCHIFEPQADCPASHVAAHTAAGYEDMAALDAFAAAVDVVTLEFENVPIAAVERLAAQVPVRPGAAALAVAQDRAEEKAFLNKAGIETAPWAPVLSQSDLENALSFTGRPAVLKTARLGYDGKGQTAIRPETAIDGLFDRMGGVACVLEGFVEFDLEVSVLAARGLDGQIACFETVENVHRDHILHRTLVPARVTPEIDARAQDIARRTIEALDYIGLLAVEMFVCADGRVIANEIAPRPHNSGHWTIDGATTSQFEQVVRAICGLPLGKTQRVADCEMRNLIGDEADEWADILAEPGARLHLYGKAESRPGRKMGHVTTLFPKPPR, from the coding sequence ATGTCTGAGATCGACGTCATCGCGCCCGGCGCGACCATCGGCATTCTGGGCGGCGGTCAGTTGGGCCGCATGCTGGCGGTCGCAGCGTCACGTCTGGGGTATCGCTGCCACATATTCGAGCCGCAGGCAGACTGCCCGGCCAGCCATGTCGCGGCACATACCGCAGCGGGCTATGAGGACATGGCGGCCCTGGACGCCTTCGCCGCCGCAGTCGACGTGGTAACGCTGGAATTCGAGAATGTTCCGATCGCCGCCGTGGAGCGCCTGGCCGCCCAGGTGCCGGTCCGCCCGGGTGCCGCCGCCCTGGCCGTCGCGCAGGACCGCGCGGAGGAAAAGGCGTTCCTGAACAAGGCCGGTATCGAAACGGCGCCCTGGGCACCGGTTCTGTCGCAGTCCGATCTGGAGAACGCCCTGTCCTTCACCGGCCGCCCCGCCGTGCTGAAGACCGCGCGGCTGGGCTATGATGGGAAGGGTCAGACCGCCATCCGCCCGGAGACCGCGATCGACGGATTGTTCGACCGGATGGGCGGCGTCGCCTGCGTGCTGGAAGGGTTCGTCGAATTCGACCTAGAGGTTTCCGTTCTGGCGGCCCGAGGGCTCGACGGGCAGATCGCCTGCTTCGAGACGGTGGAGAACGTTCACCGCGACCATATCCTGCACCGCACGCTGGTGCCGGCGCGCGTCACACCGGAAATCGACGCCCGCGCCCAGGACATTGCCCGTCGCACCATCGAGGCCCTGGATTACATCGGCCTACTGGCCGTGGAGATGTTCGTCTGTGCCGATGGTCGCGTCATCGCCAATGAAATCGCGCCGCGTCCGCACAATTCCGGGCATTGGACGATTGATGGGGCGACCACCAGCCAGTTCGAGCAGGTGGTACGGGCGATCTGTGGGCTGCCGCTGGGCAAGACGCAGCGCGTCGCCGATTGCGAGATGCGCAATCTGATCGGGGATGAGGCTGATGAATGGGCGGATATCCTGGCCGAACCGGGTGCGCGGTTGCATCTCTACGGCAAGGCCGAAAGCCGACCGGGCCGCAAGATGGGTCACGTAACGACCCTGTTTCCCAAGCCGCCGCGTTGA
- a CDS encoding COQ9 family protein: MTKAETESGDMPEDTREIRDRLIEAAVTHVPFDGWTRTALMRAADDLGIDRKDADALFPGAARDMIAWHSKLADRRMMAALEACDLESLKIRERIATAVMTRLEQNAQDREAIRRGLTVLSKPQNAGLALQLLYRTVDDMWFAAGDRSTDWNFYSKRMLLSGVYSSTLLCWLNDRSEGFAETRAFLERRIENVMQVPKVKARVAKVADFLPARLRAFRSFRGGMRGAG, translated from the coding sequence ATGACGAAGGCTGAGACCGAAAGCGGCGACATGCCGGAGGATACCCGCGAGATCCGCGACCGCCTGATCGAGGCGGCCGTGACCCATGTCCCGTTCGATGGATGGACACGCACGGCGCTGATGCGCGCCGCTGACGATCTGGGAATCGATCGCAAGGACGCGGATGCGCTTTTCCCCGGCGCGGCGCGGGACATGATTGCATGGCATTCGAAACTGGCCGACCGCCGGATGATGGCGGCGCTGGAGGCGTGCGACCTTGAATCCCTGAAGATTCGAGAGCGCATTGCGACGGCAGTGATGACCCGGCTGGAGCAGAACGCGCAGGACCGGGAGGCCATCCGCCGCGGACTGACCGTCCTGTCGAAGCCGCAGAATGCCGGGCTGGCGCTGCAGCTACTTTACCGCACCGTCGACGACATGTGGTTCGCCGCCGGTGATCGGTCGACGGACTGGAATTTCTATTCCAAACGCATGCTGCTCAGTGGCGTCTATTCTTCGACATTGCTGTGCTGGTTGAATGACCGGTCGGAGGGATTCGCCGAGACTCGTGCGTTCCTGGAACGCCGCATCGAAAATGTGATGCAGGTGCCGAAGGTGAAGGCCCGCGTTGCGAAGGTCGCCGATTTCCTTCCCGCCCGACTGCGCGCCTTCCGCTCGTTCCGCGGCGGCATGCGCGGCGCCGGCTGA
- the def gene encoding peptide deformylase, which yields MAILKIARMGHPVLRQVAESIPDADSPDILALLDDMVDTMDDADGTGLAAPQVHVPLRAVVYFVSAGRRKDDEEGGDVPLTALINPEIEPLTDEIAYDWEGCLSVPGMLGLVPRVTKIRLRAETPDGTGIDQEISGFHARVVQHECDHLDGVLYPQRMDDLSLLLFREELRHGMPEKARRLMGLPPEPEDDEEEPDYDEG from the coding sequence ATGGCAATTCTGAAAATCGCCAGGATGGGGCATCCTGTTCTGCGGCAGGTTGCGGAATCGATCCCGGATGCGGATTCGCCGGACATCCTGGCCCTGCTGGACGACATGGTCGATACGATGGACGATGCCGATGGCACCGGACTGGCGGCCCCGCAGGTACATGTGCCGCTGCGGGCCGTGGTCTATTTCGTTTCCGCCGGGCGCCGGAAGGACGATGAAGAGGGAGGGGATGTTCCGTTGACGGCCCTGATCAATCCGGAAATTGAGCCACTGACGGACGAAATCGCCTATGACTGGGAGGGCTGCCTGTCCGTTCCCGGCATGCTGGGCCTGGTGCCACGGGTGACGAAGATCCGACTGCGCGCTGAAACGCCGGACGGAACAGGGATCGATCAGGAGATTTCCGGATTCCACGCCCGGGTGGTTCAGCATGAATGCGACCATTTGGACGGTGTCCTGTACCCTCAACGCATGGATGATCTATCCTTACTGCTGTTCAGAGAGGAGCTTCGACACGGCATGCCGGAGAAGGCCCGACGCCTGATGGGGCTGCCGCCGGAACCCGAGGACGACGAAGAGGAGCCGGATTATGACGAAGGCTGA
- the rpsU gene encoding 30S ribosomal protein S21: MQVIVRDNNVDQALRALKKKLQREGVFREMKLRRHFEKPSEKKAREKAEAQRRHRKLLRKRLEREGF, encoded by the coding sequence GTGCAGGTCATCGTTCGCGATAACAACGTCGATCAGGCCCTTCGTGCGCTGAAGAAAAAGCTGCAGCGTGAAGGCGTCTTCCGGGAAATGAAACTCCGTCGGCATTTTGAAAAGCCGTCCGAGAAGAAGGCCCGGGAGAAGGCGGAAGCGCAGCGGCGCCACCGCAAACTTCTGCGGAAGCGCCTCGAGCGTGAAGGGTTCTAG
- a CDS encoding multidrug effflux MFS transporter encodes MPHAATNPPRFATLVALTALSTLSLNMFLPSLAGMARHFNVDYAAISFAISGYLAVTAGLQLVIGPLSDRFGRRPVILAALAIFLAASLICATTDDVETFLAFRMLQGVIVAGWGISLSVVRDTFGPRDAASRLGFISMAMAVMPMTGPLIGGVLDETFGWRSNFLFYAGAGAVLLVVCWMDMRETNRNRSRSFLSQFRTYPTVLGSRRFWGFACCSAFSIGAFFTFLAGVPLVAVAHFGMSPSVLGICMGSITGGFLFGSFLSGRFSSRFPLAGMMVAGRLIACAGLGVGLALVLAGIVDPLLYFAATICVGIGNGITNPSSNAGIMSVNPSLAGSAAGLSGAMTVGTGAVLSTLAGVLLTPQNAAPGLLILMLGASVISLLAALVVLRADPIEEHA; translated from the coding sequence ATGCCGCATGCCGCCACAAACCCGCCCCGTTTCGCAACGCTGGTCGCCTTGACGGCGCTGTCGACCCTGTCGCTGAACATGTTCCTGCCGTCGCTTGCCGGCATGGCCCGGCATTTCAACGTGGATTACGCGGCGATCAGTTTTGCCATTTCCGGCTATCTGGCGGTGACCGCGGGGCTGCAACTGGTGATCGGGCCTTTGTCGGACAGGTTCGGGCGGCGGCCGGTGATTCTGGCGGCACTTGCGATATTTCTGGCCGCGTCGCTGATTTGCGCGACCACGGATGATGTCGAGACGTTTCTGGCCTTCCGAATGCTGCAGGGGGTGATCGTCGCAGGGTGGGGTATCTCCCTGTCTGTGGTGCGTGACACGTTCGGACCGCGAGACGCCGCCAGCCGCTTGGGCTTCATCAGCATGGCCATGGCCGTCATGCCGATGACCGGCCCGCTGATCGGCGGCGTACTGGACGAGACGTTCGGCTGGCGCTCGAACTTTCTTTTTTATGCCGGGGCGGGGGCGGTCCTGCTGGTCGTCTGCTGGATGGATATGCGGGAAACCAACCGCAATCGGTCCCGTTCCTTCCTCAGCCAGTTCCGGACCTATCCGACGGTCCTCGGGTCGCGCCGATTCTGGGGTTTTGCCTGCTGCTCGGCGTTTTCCATCGGTGCCTTCTTCACCTTCCTGGCCGGCGTCCCGCTGGTCGCGGTCGCGCATTTCGGCATGTCGCCCTCGGTCCTTGGGATCTGCATGGGTTCGATTACTGGCGGCTTTCTGTTCGGCAGCTTTCTGTCCGGGCGGTTTTCGTCGCGTTTTCCGCTGGCGGGAATGATGGTGGCGGGCCGCCTGATTGCCTGTGCCGGGCTGGGCGTCGGGCTGGCACTGGTTCTGGCCGGGATCGTCGATCCGCTGCTGTATTTCGCGGCAACGATCTGCGTCGGGATCGGCAATGGCATCACCAACCCCAGCAGCAATGCCGGTATCATGTCGGTCAACCCCAGCCTGGCCGGAAGCGCGGCGGGTCTGTCCGGGGCGATGACCGTCGGTACCGGCGCGGTTCTGTCGACCCTGGCCGGTGTTCTGCTGACCCCGCAAAATGCCGCGCCGGGCCTGCTCATCCTGATGCTGGGTGCGTCCGTGATTTCGTTGCTTGCGGCCCTGGTGGTGCTGCGTGCGGACCCGATCGAGGAACACGCCTGA
- the ubiG gene encoding bifunctional 2-polyprenyl-6-hydroxyphenol methylase/3-demethylubiquinol 3-O-methyltransferase UbiG, producing the protein MTAKTATATVDPDEIEKFAAIADQWWDAEGEFKPLHMLNPVRIGYIRDRLCARFGRDPLKPKPLAGLKVCDIGCGGGLICEPLSRLGADVTGVDATGRSIDIALNHAERMGLDIRYRHATADELVEEGAQFDAVINMEVVEHVADLHGFLADAAALVRPGGAMALSTFNRTAKSFAMGIVGAEYILRWLPRGTHNWRKFVKPSELAAGLRPTGMEISDLCGMAYSPVRDEFHLAPRDVAVNYLAFAVKPR; encoded by the coding sequence ATGACAGCGAAAACAGCCACAGCGACCGTCGATCCGGACGAAATCGAGAAATTCGCCGCCATTGCCGACCAGTGGTGGGACGCCGAGGGCGAATTCAAGCCGCTGCACATGCTGAATCCGGTCCGCATCGGCTATATCCGCGACCGGTTATGCGCGCGGTTCGGTCGCGATCCGCTGAAGCCAAAGCCGCTGGCCGGTCTGAAGGTCTGCGATATCGGTTGCGGTGGCGGCCTGATCTGCGAGCCGCTGTCCCGTTTGGGGGCGGATGTCACCGGTGTCGATGCCACCGGTCGATCGATCGACATCGCTCTGAACCATGCGGAGCGGATGGGCCTCGACATCCGCTACCGCCACGCCACCGCGGACGAGCTGGTGGAGGAAGGGGCGCAGTTCGACGCCGTGATCAACATGGAAGTGGTCGAGCATGTCGCAGACCTGCATGGCTTCCTGGCCGATGCCGCGGCGCTGGTCCGGCCGGGCGGCGCGATGGCTCTTTCGACCTTCAATCGGACGGCAAAGTCCTTTGCGATGGGGATCGTCGGAGCGGAATACATTCTGCGCTGGCTGCCGAGGGGCACCCATAACTGGCGGAAATTCGTCAAGCCGTCCGAACTGGCGGCCGGATTGCGTCCCACAGGCATGGAGATTTCCGACCTGTGCGGCATGGCTTACAGCCCGGTAAGGGACGAATTCCACCTCGCCCCGCGCGACGTCGCCGTGAACTATCTCGCGTTTGCGGTCAAACCCCGATAG
- a CDS encoding aspartate kinase, whose translation MARIVMKFGGTSVADIGRIENAARRVLREVEAGNEVAVVVSAMAGVTNQLVGYVQETSKIYDAREYDAIVASGEQVTAGLMALRLQELGVSARSWLGWQIPIRTNEVHGKARIEDIDGTEIVRRFGEGQVAVIAGFQGVSPNNRIATLGRGGSDTSAVAVAAALKADRCDIYTDVDGVYTTDPRIVPKARKIEKISHEEMLEMASLGAKVLQTRSVEIAMNHGVRLQVLSSFEDKPGTLVVDEEEIVEQQVVSGIAYSRDEAKITLVKVADKPGVAANIFGPLTDASINVDMIVQSVSPDGERTDMTFTVARTDLDRAVEVLKSNHDKIGYESLLSDGDVVKISVIGVGMRSHAGVAQTMFRTLAEKGINIQVISTSEIKISTLVAEEYAELAMRALHTAYGLDAA comes from the coding sequence ATGGCGCGTATCGTTATGAAATTCGGCGGAACGTCCGTTGCCGATATCGGCCGGATCGAAAACGCCGCCCGCCGCGTGCTGCGCGAAGTCGAGGCCGGCAATGAAGTCGCCGTCGTCGTCTCCGCCATGGCCGGCGTAACCAATCAGCTGGTCGGTTACGTTCAGGAAACATCGAAGATTTACGATGCCCGCGAATACGACGCCATCGTCGCGTCGGGTGAGCAGGTGACGGCCGGCTTGATGGCGCTGCGCCTGCAGGAATTGGGCGTGTCGGCACGGTCCTGGCTGGGTTGGCAGATCCCGATCCGCACCAATGAAGTCCACGGCAAGGCGCGGATCGAAGATATCGACGGGACGGAAATCGTCCGCCGCTTCGGTGAAGGTCAGGTTGCCGTTATTGCCGGATTCCAGGGGGTTTCGCCGAACAACCGCATCGCGACGCTTGGGCGTGGCGGCTCGGACACGTCCGCGGTCGCGGTCGCGGCGGCCCTGAAGGCCGACCGATGTGATATCTATACCGATGTCGACGGCGTTTACACGACAGATCCCCGGATCGTCCCGAAAGCGCGTAAGATCGAGAAGATCAGTCACGAGGAAATGCTGGAGATGGCGTCGCTGGGGGCGAAGGTCCTGCAGACGCGCTCCGTCGAGATTGCCATGAACCATGGCGTGCGGCTGCAAGTTCTGTCCTCCTTCGAGGACAAGCCGGGCACGCTGGTCGTAGACGAGGAAGAGATCGTGGAACAGCAAGTCGTTAGCGGTATCGCCTACAGCCGGGACGAAGCCAAGATCACCCTGGTCAAAGTCGCCGACAAACCGGGCGTGGCCGCCAATATCTTCGGCCCGCTGACGGATGCGTCGATCAATGTCGACATGATCGTCCAGTCGGTCTCGCCGGATGGCGAGCGCACCGACATGACCTTCACCGTCGCGCGCACCGATCTGGACCGCGCGGTGGAAGTCCTGAAGTCGAATCATGACAAGATCGGCTACGAAAGCCTTCTGTCGGATGGCGATGTCGTAAAAATTTCGGTCATCGGCGTTGGCATGCGCAGCCACGCCGGTGTCGCCCAGACCATGTTCCGCACCCTTGCGGAGAAGGGCATCAATATCCAAGTCATCTCTACCAGCGAGATCAAGATCTCGACGCTGGTAGCCGAGGAATATGCCGAATTGGCGATGCGCGCGCTGCACACGGCCTACGGGCTGGACGCCGCGTAA
- the ptsP gene encoding phosphoenolpyruvate--protein phosphotransferase, which yields MDGDSVTATANWAGPRKLLRRLRDVMAGPGDAQERLDKIAKLIAADLVAEVCSIYVRRAGDVLELFATQGLKPEAVHNTRLRVGEGIVGAVAADSRPIALAEANKHPNFAYRPETGEEIYTSMMGVPILRGGRMLGVLAVQNRTKRHYTDEEVETLETVSMVVAEMVVGGELIGAAEQNPADGIGLKPLRLEGIRLNGGLALGRAVLHRPEIPVGRTVAEDAEEEKHRLETALDSMHRRLDDMLAAADADGPGDHIDILKTYRMFAKDKGWIRRIVENIDNGLTAEGAVVRVQDDTRARMKKVDDAYLRERLLDLEDLAFRLLQHLSGETGANKNLPEDTILIARNLGPADLLDYDRAHLRALILEEGSSTSHVAIVAKALQIPVVGRVKNILDRVEPMDTILVDGGNALCYIRPGDEVLSAFQYSMRMFEEKRAAYLAAKDLPSITRDGVEISLMMNAGLLIDMVHLHATGAKGIGLYRTEVPFMVRSDFPDTATQADLYSKIMDQAEGKPITFRTLDIGGDKVLPYFQEAEEENPAMGWRAIRIAIDRPGLLRGQLRALIQASAGRPLRVMFPMIANTDEFVQARAMLDKELGRAAQRGMTLPERIEIGAMLEVPSLIYQLDTLGPKADFVSVGSNDLLQFLFASDRGNPRLDGRYDSLSAPVLNVMRDIVRRSDAAGLELSVCGEMAGNPLDALALIGLGIRRLSMSPGNIGPVRDAVRGADSQRLADFTDTLTRRTDRSLRQAMADFARDHGIPV from the coding sequence ATGGACGGGGACAGCGTGACCGCGACGGCAAACTGGGCAGGACCGCGCAAGCTCTTGCGGCGGCTGCGCGACGTCATGGCCGGGCCCGGCGATGCCCAGGAACGGCTGGACAAGATCGCCAAGCTGATTGCCGCCGATCTGGTTGCGGAGGTCTGCTCGATCTATGTGCGCCGTGCCGGCGACGTGCTGGAACTCTTCGCAACCCAGGGCCTGAAACCTGAAGCGGTGCACAATACCCGCCTGCGGGTCGGGGAAGGCATTGTCGGCGCCGTGGCCGCGGACAGCCGCCCGATCGCCCTGGCGGAAGCCAACAAGCATCCGAACTTCGCCTACCGCCCCGAAACGGGTGAGGAGATCTATACCTCCATGATGGGGGTACCGATCCTGCGCGGGGGCCGCATGCTGGGCGTTCTCGCCGTGCAGAACCGCACCAAGCGGCACTATACCGATGAAGAGGTGGAGACGCTGGAAACCGTCTCCATGGTCGTTGCCGAAATGGTTGTCGGCGGCGAACTGATCGGGGCGGCGGAACAGAACCCGGCGGACGGAATCGGCCTGAAGCCGTTGCGACTGGAAGGCATCCGCCTCAATGGCGGGCTGGCACTGGGGCGGGCGGTTCTGCATCGTCCCGAAATCCCGGTCGGCCGCACCGTCGCGGAGGATGCCGAGGAAGAGAAGCATCGTCTGGAAACCGCACTGGACAGCATGCATCGCCGTCTCGACGACATGCTGGCGGCGGCGGATGCCGACGGGCCCGGCGATCACATCGATATCCTGAAGACCTATCGCATGTTCGCGAAGGACAAGGGGTGGATCCGGCGCATCGTCGAGAATATCGACAACGGCCTGACCGCGGAAGGCGCGGTGGTGCGTGTACAGGACGATACCCGGGCCCGGATGAAGAAGGTCGATGACGCCTATCTGCGCGAACGCCTTCTGGACCTTGAAGATCTGGCCTTCAGGCTGCTGCAGCACCTGTCCGGTGAGACCGGGGCGAACAAGAACCTGCCCGAAGACACGATTCTGATTGCGCGAAATCTAGGACCGGCGGACCTGCTGGATTACGACCGGGCGCATCTGCGGGCGCTGATCCTGGAGGAAGGATCCAGCACGTCGCATGTGGCAATCGTCGCCAAGGCGCTGCAGATCCCGGTGGTCGGCCGGGTCAAGAACATCCTGGACCGGGTCGAGCCGATGGACACCATCCTGGTCGATGGCGGCAATGCGCTGTGCTACATCCGGCCCGGCGACGAGGTTTTGTCGGCGTTCCAGTACTCGATGCGGATGTTCGAGGAAAAGCGCGCGGCCTATCTGGCGGCGAAGGACCTTCCCTCGATCACGCGCGACGGCGTCGAAATCTCTCTCATGATGAATGCCGGGCTGCTGATCGACATGGTGCATCTGCATGCGACCGGCGCCAAGGGCATCGGCCTGTACCGGACCGAAGTGCCGTTCATGGTGCGCTCCGACTTTCCCGACACGGCGACCCAGGCGGATCTGTACAGCAAGATCATGGACCAGGCAGAGGGCAAGCCGATCACCTTCCGCACGCTGGATATCGGTGGCGACAAGGTGCTGCCCTATTTCCAGGAGGCGGAGGAGGAAAACCCGGCCATGGGATGGCGCGCCATCCGGATCGCCATCGACCGGCCCGGCCTGTTGCGCGGCCAGTTGCGCGCCCTGATCCAGGCCAGCGCCGGGCGGCCCTTGCGCGTCATGTTCCCGATGATCGCAAATACCGATGAATTCGTTCAGGCACGCGCCATGCTGGACAAGGAACTGGGCCGTGCGGCGCAGCGCGGCATGACGCTGCCCGAACGCATCGAGATCGGCGCGATGCTGGAAGTCCCGTCGCTGATCTACCAGCTGGACACGCTGGGGCCGAAAGCCGATTTTGTTTCGGTCGGAAGCAATGACCTGTTGCAGTTCCTGTTCGCTAGTGATCGGGGCAATCCACGGCTGGACGGCCGTTACGACAGTCTGTCCGCCCCGGTTCTGAACGTGATGCGGGATATCGTTCGCCGATCCGACGCGGCCGGGCTGGAACTTTCCGTGTGCGGAGAGATGGCAGGCAACCCATTGGATGCTCTGGCGCTGATCGGGTTGGGGATCCGGAGGCTGTCCATGTCTCCCGGTAACATTGGCCCGGTGCGTGATGCGGTGCGCGGCGCGGATTCCCAGCGGCTCGCCGACTTTACCGACACCCTGACCCGCCGCACCGACCGGTCCCTGCGTCAGGCCATGGCCGATTTCGCCCGCGACCACGGAATCCCGGTATAG